A section of the Mycolicibacterium anyangense genome encodes:
- the pgsA gene encoding CDP-diacylglycerol--glycerol-3-phosphate 3-phosphatidyltransferase, with protein sequence MSGQPQTGPAGPRVRVANLANFLTGIRLVLVPIFLLFLFSGDGHESASRITAFAIFAVAVITDRLDGSLARTYGMVTEFGKLADPIADKMLIGAALVGLSMLGDLPWWVTIVILARELGITLLRFAVLRHGVVPASRGGKLKTLVQAVAIGLFVLPLHSWPPAWLTVAWVVMWAAIVLTVLTGIDYVVSAVKDSRARSAGR encoded by the coding sequence GTGTCGGGACAACCCCAAACCGGTCCGGCGGGCCCGCGTGTGCGGGTGGCCAACCTCGCCAACTTCCTGACCGGTATCCGGCTGGTCCTGGTCCCGATCTTCCTGCTGTTTCTGTTCTCCGGCGACGGACACGAATCAGCCAGCCGGATAACCGCATTCGCGATTTTTGCGGTAGCCGTGATCACCGATCGGCTCGACGGTTCGCTGGCGCGCACCTACGGGATGGTGACCGAGTTCGGCAAGCTGGCCGACCCCATCGCCGACAAGATGCTCATCGGCGCGGCACTGGTCGGGCTGTCGATGCTTGGCGACCTGCCCTGGTGGGTGACCATCGTGATCCTGGCCCGTGAGCTCGGGATCACGCTGCTGCGCTTCGCGGTGCTGCGCCACGGTGTGGTCCCGGCCAGCCGCGGCGGCAAGCTCAAGACGCTGGTGCAGGCCGTCGCGATCGGATTGTTCGTGCTGCCGTTGCACAGCTGGCCCCCGGCGTGGCTGACCGTTGCCTGGGTGGTGATGTGGGCGGCGATCGTCCTGACGGTGCTCACCGGCATCGACTACGTCGTCTCCGCGGTGAAGGACTCCCGGGCCCGATCCGCTGGTCGGTGA
- a CDS encoding amino-acid N-acetyltransferase, with product MNESPDQTSAPAVVVRRARTSDVPDIKRLVDTYAGKILLEKNLVTLYEAVQEFWVAELAGEVVGCGALHVLWSDLGEVRTVAVDPKVKGTGVGHAVVLRLLQVARDLELQRLFVLTFETDFFGRHGFTEIEGTPVTAEVYEEMCRSYDIGVAEFLDLSYVKPNTLGNTRMLLVL from the coding sequence GTGAACGAGAGCCCGGATCAGACCAGCGCCCCTGCTGTCGTCGTGCGCCGAGCCCGTACCTCGGATGTTCCCGATATCAAGCGTCTCGTCGACACCTATGCAGGCAAGATCCTGCTGGAGAAGAACCTGGTCACGCTCTACGAGGCGGTGCAGGAGTTCTGGGTGGCCGAGCTCGCCGGGGAGGTCGTGGGCTGCGGTGCGCTGCACGTGCTGTGGTCGGATCTGGGTGAGGTACGCACGGTCGCGGTCGACCCGAAGGTGAAGGGCACCGGCGTCGGGCACGCGGTCGTCCTGCGCCTGCTGCAGGTGGCGCGGGATCTGGAACTGCAGCGGCTGTTCGTGCTGACCTTCGAGACCGACTTCTTCGGACGGCATGGTTTCACCGAGATCGAGGGCACTCCGGTCACCGCCGAGGTCTACGAGGAGATGTGCCGTTCCTACGACATCGGTGTCGCCGAATTCCTGGACCTGAGCTACGTCAAGCCGAACACTCTGGGAAACACCAGGATGTTGCTGGTCCTCTGA
- a CDS encoding mycofactocin-coupled SDR family oxidoreductase: MGELDGKVAFITGAARGQGRAHAVKLASEGASIIAVDLCDQIASVPYPMATPEDMAATVKLVEDTGARVVAREADVRDRSALKAALKEGVAELGRLDIVIANAGIAPMTDESAWQDVIDVNLTGVYHTVDVAMRPLIKQGQGGSIVLTSSVAGLVGIGAPVAGSLGYTVAKHGVVGLMRAYANFLATFNIRVNSVHPAGVNTPMIDNEFTRSWLDGLAQQNLGGPDMSNALPVQTLEPEDIANAVFFLVAETGRYITGVSLPVDAGFVNKR, encoded by the coding sequence GTGGGGGAACTCGACGGCAAGGTCGCGTTCATCACCGGCGCGGCCCGGGGCCAGGGCCGCGCTCACGCGGTGAAGCTGGCGTCGGAGGGCGCCAGCATCATCGCGGTCGACCTGTGCGACCAGATCGCCAGTGTTCCGTATCCGATGGCCACCCCCGAGGACATGGCCGCCACGGTGAAACTCGTCGAGGACACCGGCGCTCGCGTCGTCGCGCGGGAAGCCGACGTCCGGGACCGCTCGGCGCTCAAAGCCGCCCTCAAGGAGGGCGTCGCCGAACTCGGCCGCCTCGACATCGTGATCGCCAACGCCGGCATCGCCCCGATGACCGATGAATCCGCGTGGCAGGACGTCATCGATGTGAACCTGACCGGCGTCTATCACACCGTCGATGTGGCGATGCGCCCGCTGATCAAGCAGGGCCAGGGCGGATCGATCGTCTTGACCAGTTCGGTGGCCGGCCTGGTGGGCATCGGCGCCCCTGTCGCGGGCTCGCTCGGCTACACGGTGGCCAAGCACGGCGTGGTCGGGTTGATGCGCGCCTACGCGAATTTCCTTGCCACGTTCAATATTCGGGTGAACTCGGTGCATCCGGCGGGGGTGAACACCCCGATGATCGACAACGAGTTCACCCGATCGTGGCTCGACGGCCTGGCCCAGCAGAACCTGGGCGGACCGGACATGAGCAACGCGTTGCCGGTGCAGACGCTGGAACCCGAGGACATCGCCAACGCGGTGTTCTTCCTGGTCGCCGAGACCGGCCGCTACATCACCGGGGTATCGCTTCCGGTCGACGCGGGCTTCGTCAACAAGCGTTAG
- the pspM gene encoding phage shock envelope stress response protein PspM — MAVTPDKPGFLSRQWRSALQRGIDTASEYVDVAAQRLSAAADPRARLLRKRRWALRLGLFFSFSTVLWVCITGLLATWSTPVWGLIITGVIAAGAAVPATLFLLRYRFLRGEPLPPQRQLSGKRMPPHGSAARPSMYALGASERGLHSLLGVLERGNMLPPEEIRDLTAAANHSAATMAATAAEVVSMERAALETPNSREYLAPTINAFTAQLNTGVRQYNEMVTAAAQLVSAANSGSLSSSPMSAQRYRSELSGATDRLLGWSQAFDELGQLRRA, encoded by the coding sequence ATGGCGGTCACACCCGACAAGCCGGGGTTTCTCTCGCGGCAGTGGCGATCGGCACTGCAGCGCGGGATCGACACCGCCAGCGAGTACGTCGACGTGGCGGCACAGCGCCTGAGCGCAGCCGCCGATCCCCGGGCCCGGCTGCTGCGCAAGCGGCGGTGGGCGTTGCGGCTGGGCCTGTTCTTCTCGTTCTCGACGGTGCTCTGGGTGTGCATCACCGGTCTGCTCGCGACATGGAGCACCCCGGTGTGGGGGCTGATCATCACCGGCGTGATCGCCGCCGGTGCGGCCGTGCCCGCCACCCTGTTCCTGTTGCGCTACCGCTTCCTGCGCGGCGAGCCGCTGCCGCCGCAGCGTCAGCTCAGCGGCAAGCGGATGCCGCCACACGGTTCGGCGGCGCGTCCGTCGATGTACGCCCTGGGTGCCTCCGAGCGTGGCCTGCATTCGCTGCTCGGGGTTCTGGAGCGGGGAAACATGCTGCCGCCAGAAGAGATCCGGGACCTGACCGCGGCGGCCAACCACAGCGCGGCCACCATGGCGGCCACCGCGGCTGAGGTGGTGTCGATGGAACGGGCGGCGCTCGAGACCCCGAACTCCCGCGAGTACCTGGCGCCGACCATCAACGCGTTCACCGCCCAGCTCAACACCGGGGTGCGTCAGTACAACGAGATGGTCACTGCTGCAGCGCAATTGGTGTCAGCTGCCAACTCCGGCTCACTGTCGAGCTCGCCGATGTCGGCCCAGCGCTACCGCAGCGAGCTCTCCGGTGCCACCGACCGGCTGCTGGGCTGGTCGCAGGCTTTCGACGAACTCGGTCAGCTGCGCCGCGCTTGA
- a CDS encoding FtsK/SpoIIIE family DNA translocase encodes MANKTAARSGARTTRSKAAARPAKAAAPRRKPPAKKRTSSPVATAAAAGGRAARATWLMVAKGAGSTARSVGRARDIEPHHRRDGIALGLIAVAVVIAASSWFDAARPVGAWIDSVLRTFVGGAVVLLPLMLGVIAVLLMRTEPNPEARPRLILGVAMIALPVLGLWHMWSGAPMEPAGRQRAGGFIGFAIGGPLADGVTAWIAAPLLIMAALFGVLLLSGTTIREVPETLYAMFSTRGRYDDDEYYEDEEPQPAAQAEPDDFSDGYYDDPRAYQDEAASWPGTPKPVGTPYDNYPLEEESPTVPEPAAKAVRKKPAAKPEVKQETKVIEKVVDRVVEGPYHLPSLDLLVAGDPPKRRSAANEHMEDAISSVLQQFKVDAAVTGCTRGPTVTRYEVELGPGVKVEKITALQRNIAYAVATESVRMLAPIPGKSAVGIEVPNTDREMVRLADVLTAPSTRRDHHPLVIGLGKDIEGDFISANLAKMPHLLVAGSTGSGKSSFVNSMLVSLLARATPDEVRMILIDPKMVELTPYEGIPHLITPIITQPKKAAAALAWLVEEMEQRYQDMQASRVRHVDDFNAKVRSGEITTPLGSQRVYKPYPYIIAIVDELADLMMTAPRDVEDAIVRITQKARAAGIHLVLATQRPSVDVVTGLIKTNVPSRLAFATSSLTDSRVILDQPGAEKLIGMGDGLFLPMGASKPQRLQGAYITDEEIQAVVQACKDQAEPEYTEGVTSAKASGERSDVDPDIGDDMDVFLQAVELVVSSQFGSTSMLQRKLRVGFAKAGRLMDLMETRNIVGPSEGSKAREVLVKPDELAGTLMLIRGGSDANGGDDDSDDDF; translated from the coding sequence ATGGCGAATAAGACGGCCGCTCGCTCTGGCGCGCGAACGACCAGGTCAAAGGCTGCTGCGCGACCAGCCAAGGCGGCCGCGCCCCGGCGCAAACCTCCCGCCAAGAAGCGCACCTCCTCGCCGGTCGCCACGGCGGCCGCCGCCGGTGGCCGAGCCGCTCGCGCGACCTGGCTGATGGTGGCCAAGGGCGCCGGGTCGACCGCCCGCTCGGTGGGCCGCGCCCGCGACATCGAACCGCACCATCGCCGCGACGGCATCGCCCTCGGGCTGATCGCCGTCGCCGTCGTCATCGCCGCCAGTTCCTGGTTCGACGCCGCCCGCCCGGTCGGCGCCTGGATCGACTCGGTGTTGCGGACCTTCGTCGGCGGTGCGGTGGTCCTGCTGCCGCTGATGCTCGGAGTGATCGCCGTCCTGCTGATGCGCACCGAACCCAACCCCGAGGCGCGGCCGCGGCTGATCCTCGGCGTCGCGATGATCGCGCTGCCGGTGCTGGGCCTGTGGCACATGTGGTCGGGCGCTCCGATGGAGCCCGCCGGCCGCCAGCGCGCCGGTGGTTTCATCGGGTTCGCCATCGGCGGACCGCTCGCCGACGGGGTGACGGCGTGGATCGCCGCGCCGCTGCTGATCATGGCCGCACTGTTCGGGGTGCTGCTGTTGTCGGGCACCACGATTCGCGAGGTGCCCGAGACGCTCTACGCGATGTTCAGCACCCGAGGGCGCTACGACGACGACGAGTACTACGAGGACGAGGAGCCGCAGCCGGCCGCGCAGGCCGAGCCCGACGACTTCTCGGACGGCTACTACGACGATCCCCGTGCCTACCAGGACGAGGCCGCGTCATGGCCGGGGACGCCGAAACCGGTTGGCACGCCGTACGACAACTACCCGCTCGAGGAGGAGTCGCCGACGGTCCCGGAGCCCGCGGCCAAGGCCGTGCGCAAGAAGCCGGCCGCCAAGCCGGAGGTCAAGCAGGAGACCAAGGTCATCGAGAAGGTGGTCGACCGGGTCGTCGAAGGGCCCTACCACCTGCCGTCGCTGGACCTGTTGGTCGCCGGCGACCCGCCCAAGCGGCGCAGCGCGGCCAACGAGCACATGGAAGACGCCATCTCCTCGGTGCTGCAGCAGTTCAAGGTCGACGCCGCCGTCACCGGCTGCACCAGGGGACCGACCGTCACCCGCTACGAGGTCGAACTCGGCCCCGGCGTCAAGGTCGAGAAAATCACTGCGCTGCAACGCAATATCGCCTACGCGGTGGCCACCGAGAGTGTGCGGATGCTCGCCCCGATCCCCGGCAAGTCCGCGGTCGGCATCGAGGTGCCCAACACCGACCGTGAGATGGTGCGGCTGGCCGACGTTCTCACCGCACCGTCCACCCGGCGCGATCACCACCCGTTGGTGATCGGGCTGGGCAAGGACATCGAAGGCGATTTCATCTCGGCCAACCTGGCCAAGATGCCGCACCTACTGGTCGCCGGTTCCACGGGCTCGGGCAAGTCCAGCTTCGTCAACTCGATGCTGGTATCCCTGCTCGCCCGCGCCACCCCCGACGAAGTGCGGATGATCCTCATCGACCCCAAGATGGTGGAACTCACGCCGTACGAAGGCATTCCGCACCTGATCACGCCGATCATCACCCAGCCCAAGAAGGCCGCCGCCGCGCTGGCCTGGTTGGTCGAGGAGATGGAACAGCGCTACCAGGACATGCAGGCCTCGCGGGTACGGCACGTCGACGACTTCAACGCCAAGGTCCGCTCCGGCGAGATCACCACACCGCTGGGCAGCCAGCGGGTGTACAAGCCCTACCCGTACATCATCGCGATCGTCGACGAGCTTGCCGACCTGATGATGACCGCGCCGCGGGACGTCGAGGACGCCATCGTACGGATCACCCAGAAGGCCCGCGCCGCAGGCATTCACCTGGTGCTGGCCACCCAGCGTCCGTCGGTCGACGTGGTCACCGGTCTGATCAAGACCAACGTGCCCTCGCGCCTGGCGTTCGCCACCTCGTCGCTGACCGACAGCCGCGTCATCCTCGACCAGCCGGGGGCGGAGAAGCTGATCGGTATGGGCGACGGCCTGTTCCTGCCGATGGGGGCCAGCAAGCCCCAACGTCTGCAAGGTGCCTACATCACCGACGAGGAGATCCAAGCGGTCGTGCAGGCCTGCAAGGATCAGGCCGAGCCGGAGTACACCGAGGGCGTCACCTCGGCCAAGGCATCAGGAGAGCGCTCCGACGTCGATCCCGACATCGGCGACGACATGGACGTCTTCCTGCAGGCCGTCGAACTGGTGGTGTCCAGCCAATTCGGCTCCACCTCGATGCTGCAGCGCAAGCTGCGGGTCGGTTTCGCCAAGGCCGGCCGCCTGATGGACCTGATGGAGACCCGCAACATCGTCGGGCCCTCCGAGGGTTCCAAGGCCCGTGAGGTTCTGGTCAAGCCGGATGAGCTGGCAGGCACGCTGATGCTGATCCGCGGTGGCTCAGATGCCAACGGCGGCGATGACGACTCCGACGACGACTTCTGA
- a CDS encoding alpha/beta fold hydrolase, producing MSTFALVHGAWHGPWCWERLTPELERRGHRVITVDVRFDDPAATFEDHATTFAAAVQDCDEDVVAVGHSLGSFAFPWIAERRPVRHLVYLCGLVAEPGRTCAELDREQGILNPGYRAGLAKVGGGTRWADLELAREVFYSDCDDDVVEAAIPRLRTQAVRPMTQRCPYDRLPAVPATSVVCAADRMVDPAWSRRVAAEILDAPVVELPGGHSPFYSRPSELAEVLHGVL from the coding sequence GTGAGCACGTTCGCGCTGGTGCACGGCGCCTGGCATGGGCCGTGGTGCTGGGAACGGCTGACCCCCGAGCTGGAGCGCCGCGGACATCGGGTGATCACCGTCGACGTCCGGTTCGACGATCCGGCGGCGACGTTCGAGGATCATGCGACCACCTTCGCCGCGGCCGTGCAGGACTGCGATGAGGACGTCGTGGCCGTCGGGCACTCGCTGGGCAGCTTCGCGTTCCCGTGGATCGCCGAGCGCCGGCCGGTGCGCCATCTGGTGTACCTGTGCGGTCTGGTCGCCGAACCCGGCCGCACCTGTGCGGAACTGGATCGGGAGCAGGGCATCCTCAACCCGGGCTACCGGGCCGGCCTGGCCAAGGTGGGCGGCGGCACCCGGTGGGCGGACCTCGAGCTGGCGCGAGAGGTCTTCTATTCCGACTGCGATGACGACGTCGTCGAGGCGGCGATCCCGAGACTGCGGACCCAGGCGGTGCGGCCCATGACGCAACGTTGCCCATATGACCGGCTGCCGGCCGTGCCGGCCACCTCGGTCGTGTGCGCGGCCGACCGAATGGTCGATCCGGCCTGGTCACGACGGGTAGCCGCGGAGATTCTTGACGCACCGGTGGTGGAGCTGCCGGGCG
- the pspA gene encoding phage shock protein PspA has protein sequence MANPFVKAWKYLMALFNSKVDEYADPKVQIQQAIEEAQRTHQALTQQAAQVIGNQRQLEMRLNRQLADIEKLQVNVRQALTLADQATAAGDAAKATEYNNAAEAFAAQLVTAEQSVEDLKTLHDQSLQAAAQAKKAVEQNAMMLQQKIAERTKLLSQLEQAKMQEQVSASLRSMSEIAAPGNTPSLDEVRDKIERRYANAMGEAELAQNSVQGRMLEVQQASVQMAGHSRLEQIRASMRGDALPSGGAAAAPATPATPAATPEPEKPLGQ, from the coding sequence ATGGCCAATCCGTTCGTCAAGGCGTGGAAGTACCTGATGGCGCTCTTCAACTCCAAGGTTGACGAGTACGCCGATCCCAAGGTGCAGATCCAGCAGGCCATCGAGGAGGCCCAACGCACCCACCAGGCGCTGACCCAGCAGGCCGCCCAGGTGATCGGTAACCAGCGGCAGTTGGAGATGCGGCTCAACCGGCAGCTGGCTGACATCGAGAAGCTGCAGGTCAACGTGCGTCAGGCGCTGACCTTGGCCGACCAGGCCACCGCCGCAGGTGACGCCGCCAAGGCCACCGAGTACAACAACGCCGCCGAGGCGTTCGCGGCCCAGCTGGTGACCGCCGAGCAGAGCGTCGAAGACCTCAAGACCCTGCACGACCAGTCGCTGCAAGCCGCTGCCCAGGCCAAGAAGGCCGTCGAGCAGAACGCCATGATGCTGCAGCAGAAGATCGCCGAGCGCACCAAGCTGCTCAGCCAGCTCGAGCAGGCCAAGATGCAGGAGCAGGTCAGCGCCTCGTTGCGGTCGATGAGCGAGATCGCCGCCCCCGGCAACACCCCCAGCCTCGACGAGGTGCGCGACAAGATCGAACGCCGCTACGCCAACGCGATGGGCGAGGCCGAGCTGGCGCAGAATTCCGTGCAGGGCCGGATGCTGGAGGTTCAGCAGGCAAGCGTCCAGATGGCGGGCCATTCGCGGCTCGAGCAGATCCGTGCCTCCATGCGTGGTGACGCGCTGCCGTCTGGTGGTGCCGCCGCGGCTCCGGCCACCCCGGCGACCCCGGCCGCGACGCCTGAACCTGAAAAACCCCTCGGACAGTAG
- a CDS encoding limonene-1,2-epoxide hydrolase family protein has protein sequence MTEQSTNVSTDVDNAHTVEVFLTALQAKDLDTAGAQLDADLVYENVGFPTIRGRARTMKLFRGMLRPSLGFEVKFHRIAVNGASVLTERTDVLVVGPVRMQFWVCGVFEVHNGRITLWRDYFDMFDFTKALARGIVGAVVPALRPRL, from the coding sequence ATGACCGAGCAGAGCACGAACGTCAGCACCGACGTCGACAACGCCCATACCGTCGAGGTGTTTCTGACCGCACTTCAGGCCAAGGATCTCGACACCGCAGGCGCCCAGCTCGACGCGGATCTGGTCTACGAGAACGTCGGCTTCCCCACCATCCGCGGCCGGGCTCGCACCATGAAGTTGTTCCGGGGGATGCTGCGGCCCTCGCTGGGCTTCGAGGTGAAGTTCCACCGGATTGCCGTCAACGGGGCATCGGTGCTCACCGAACGCACCGACGTGTTGGTTGTTGGTCCGGTGCGCATGCAGTTCTGGGTGTGCGGGGTGTTCGAAGTGCACAACGGCCGAATCACGTTGTGGCGCGACTACTTCGATATGTTCGACTTCACCAAGGCGCTGGCTCGCGGCATTGTCGGCGCCGTTGTGCCGGCCCTGCGCCCGCGGTTGTGA
- a CDS encoding DUF3046 domain-containing protein, whose product MRLTEFNDLVEAQFGSVRAASMVVDHVLTTLGGRTAAQAIEDGVEPREVWRALCADFDVPRDQW is encoded by the coding sequence GTGCGGCTGACGGAATTCAACGACCTCGTCGAAGCGCAGTTCGGCTCAGTTCGTGCTGCCTCGATGGTGGTGGACCACGTTCTGACCACGTTGGGCGGGCGCACCGCCGCGCAGGCCATCGAGGATGGTGTGGAACCACGCGAGGTCTGGCGGGCGCTGTGCGCGGACTTCGACGTGCCGCGCGATCAGTGGTGA
- a CDS encoding putative quinol monooxygenase, translating to MPVVVVASFTAKPESVDAVRESCKKAIAAVHDEPGCQLYALHETDRTFVFIEQWADAEALQVHGTAPAIGTLFGEIGEHLDGAPDIKMLAPVVAGDPAKGQLRA from the coding sequence ATGCCCGTGGTCGTCGTTGCCAGTTTCACCGCCAAGCCGGAGTCCGTCGACGCCGTGCGCGAGTCCTGCAAGAAGGCCATTGCTGCCGTCCACGACGAGCCGGGCTGCCAGCTGTACGCCCTGCACGAGACCGACCGCACCTTCGTCTTCATCGAGCAGTGGGCCGACGCGGAAGCCCTTCAGGTACATGGCACCGCACCGGCGATCGGCACGCTGTTCGGCGAGATCGGTGAGCACCTCGACGGCGCACCCGACATCAAGATGTTGGCACCCGTGGTCGCCGGCGACCCGGCCAAGGGTCAGCTGCGAGCCTGA
- a CDS encoding dimethylamine monooxygenase subunit DmmA family protein: MSPHLALTSVPPWAVDLVRPPADLSGRSWTVLAIGAAAEPIARQWAAEVTKHRPDAALRIHHVADADAACSALRADLAGAVVGWRLLLAGPAHACLRVRSAAIDLGVADDEMTIASTEVGTREIFCPHCKHTTLARVDLTDELPCSGCGRVLFVHYHVSRRLGTHLGFAIHADRRPAP; the protein is encoded by the coding sequence ATGAGTCCTCACCTGGCACTGACCAGCGTCCCGCCCTGGGCCGTGGACCTGGTTCGCCCGCCGGCCGACCTGTCCGGGCGGTCCTGGACGGTGCTGGCCATCGGCGCCGCGGCCGAACCCATCGCGCGGCAGTGGGCTGCCGAGGTCACCAAGCACCGCCCCGATGCGGCGCTGCGAATCCATCACGTCGCCGACGCCGACGCGGCCTGTTCGGCGTTGCGCGCCGACCTCGCCGGCGCGGTGGTCGGGTGGCGGCTGCTGTTGGCCGGGCCCGCACACGCCTGCCTGCGGGTGCGCTCGGCCGCGATCGATCTCGGGGTGGCTGATGACGAGATGACGATCGCCAGTACCGAGGTGGGCACCCGTGAGATCTTCTGCCCGCATTGCAAGCACACCACGCTGGCCAGGGTCGATCTGACCGATGAGCTGCCCTGCTCGGGCTGCGGCCGCGTGCTGTTCGTGCACTACCACGTGTCGCGGCGGCTCGGCACACACCTGGGCTTTGCGATCCACGCCGACCGGCGGCCCGCGCCGTGA
- a CDS encoding glycosyltransferase: MRVAVVAGPDPGHVFPAIALCLRFAAAGDQPVLLTGTERLDLARTAGVPAVELAGLDATADDDDADAGAKIHQRAARMAERNVAVLTRLAPDLIVSDAITACGGLAAELLGIPWIELSPHPLYLPSKGLPPIGSGLAPGTGLRGRMRDAVMRALTARSLREGERQRTAARAGIGLPVQDRGPLRRLIATLPALEVPRPDWPAGAVVVGPLHFEPTSAVLPIPDGEGPLVVVAPSTATTGAEGVAELALRHLVPGDTLPAGSRVVISRLGGDDLDVPPWAAVGLGRQDELLAKADVVVCGGGHGMLSKTLLAGVPMVVIPGGGDQWELANRVVRQGSARLIRPVSAEALVAEVTEVLSSPRYRKAARRAGESIIGVADPVRVCHESLAG; this comes from the coding sequence ATGCGCGTTGCGGTGGTAGCCGGCCCGGATCCGGGCCACGTGTTTCCCGCGATCGCCCTGTGTCTGCGGTTCGCCGCCGCCGGTGACCAGCCCGTCCTGCTCACCGGAACCGAACGCCTCGACCTGGCCCGCACGGCCGGTGTCCCAGCCGTCGAACTAGCCGGTCTGGACGCCACCGCGGATGACGACGACGCCGATGCGGGCGCGAAGATCCATCAGCGGGCCGCGCGGATGGCCGAGCGCAACGTTGCCGTCCTGACCCGGCTGGCTCCCGATCTCATCGTCTCTGACGCCATCACCGCGTGCGGCGGGCTGGCTGCCGAACTCCTGGGAATCCCGTGGATCGAGCTCAGCCCGCACCCGCTGTACCTGCCGTCGAAAGGACTGCCCCCGATCGGGAGCGGGCTGGCACCCGGCACCGGGCTGCGGGGCCGGATGCGAGACGCCGTCATGCGGGCACTGACGGCCCGCTCGCTGCGCGAGGGAGAGCGGCAACGCACCGCGGCACGAGCCGGGATCGGGCTACCCGTTCAGGATCGCGGCCCGCTGCGCCGGCTCATCGCGACCCTGCCCGCGCTCGAGGTGCCGCGACCGGACTGGCCGGCCGGCGCGGTCGTCGTCGGCCCGTTGCATTTCGAGCCCACCTCTGCGGTGCTGCCGATCCCGGACGGGGAGGGGCCGCTGGTCGTGGTGGCGCCGTCGACAGCCACCACGGGGGCCGAGGGCGTGGCGGAACTGGCATTGCGGCACCTGGTACCCGGCGACACCCTGCCCGCCGGCTCCCGGGTGGTGATCTCCCGGTTGGGTGGCGATGACCTCGACGTGCCACCGTGGGCCGCCGTCGGGCTGGGTCGCCAGGACGAGTTGCTCGCCAAGGCCGATGTGGTGGTCTGCGGGGGAGGGCACGGCATGTTGTCCAAGACGCTGCTGGCCGGTGTCCCGATGGTGGTGATTCCCGGCGGGGGCGACCAATGGGAGCTGGCGAATCGTGTTGTGCGCCAAGGCAGTGCGCGGCTGATCCGGCCCGTGAGCGCCGAGGCATTGGTGGCCGAGGTGACTGAGGTGCTGTCCTCGCCGCGCTATCGGAAGGCGGCCAGACGGGCGGGGGAGAGCATTATCGGCGTCGCCGATCCGGTACGGGTGTGCCATGAATCGCTGGCTGGGTAG
- the clgR gene encoding transcriptional regulator ClgR, with protein MALLLREVIGDVLRDARTSQGRTLREVSDTARVSLGYLSEVERGRKEASSELLSAICTALDVPLSRVLTDAGEKMAVRERIATLTAVPNEPVIDVATKVVIPHPVAMAVA; from the coding sequence ATGGCGTTACTGCTGCGCGAAGTGATCGGTGACGTGCTTCGTGATGCCCGGACCTCACAGGGACGCACCCTGCGCGAGGTGTCCGATACGGCTCGCGTCAGCCTGGGCTACCTGTCCGAGGTGGAGCGCGGCCGCAAGGAGGCCTCCAGCGAGCTGCTCAGCGCGATCTGCACCGCCCTGGACGTGCCGCTGTCGCGGGTCTTGACCGACGCCGGCGAGAAGATGGCCGTCCGGGAACGCATCGCCACCCTGACCGCCGTGCCCAACGAACCCGTCATCGACGTGGCCACCAAGGTCGTCATCCCGCACCCCGTCGCGATGGCTGTTGCCTGA